The Thermoflavifilum sp. genome contains a region encoding:
- a CDS encoding asparagine synthase-related protein gives MMAHATHLQDFVNLLDSNKNVILNMTTDAAESLLLADDPRAVRNIEGQFALVVRKDQDVYMARSIGRPMRYFLAKQTNGPLLIVAERIDEIYTELKRRGLEEQFHPSYTRMVPAHYVVRLQLIGCPDPNPVYQRYFEPVRDRLPADLEVIGRAYIGALADVCQKWLMQIPPREPVGVLFSGGIDSGSVFLVLYHLMLQMGMQPQRLKAFTLSVRDDSGDAMLSADASQAQDFLNQLGLSLFLEVMEVPASAVDYREAIRVIEDYKPLDVEAAAMTLALCKEIRRQYPEWKYLADGDGGDENLKDYPIEENSELTIRSVLNNPLLYHEGWGVDKIKHSLTYSGGMSRGHVRSYAPARMLGFQPFSPYALPEVIEVSEGIPFIELTQWSHEKLYALKGEIVKRGVKAITGIDMPVYPKRRFQHGAVPLQLKSRIFPGNEHLYRRYFQSLYVR, from the coding sequence ATGATGGCTCACGCAACGCATCTGCAAGATTTTGTGAATTTGCTCGACAGCAACAAGAATGTGATACTGAACATGACAACCGATGCGGCGGAATCACTTTTACTGGCCGATGATCCACGAGCAGTACGCAATATTGAAGGGCAGTTTGCCCTTGTTGTGCGTAAAGATCAGGACGTGTATATGGCGCGGTCCATAGGGCGGCCTATGCGGTATTTTCTGGCCAAGCAAACGAATGGACCGCTGTTGATAGTAGCCGAACGGATAGATGAAATTTATACGGAATTGAAGCGCAGGGGGCTGGAAGAGCAATTTCATCCATCATACACCCGCATGGTGCCCGCACATTATGTGGTGCGATTGCAACTGATTGGTTGTCCGGATCCCAATCCTGTGTATCAGCGCTATTTTGAGCCTGTAAGGGATCGTTTACCGGCCGATCTGGAAGTGATTGGCCGTGCATACATCGGTGCACTGGCCGATGTCTGTCAGAAATGGTTGATGCAGATTCCACCCCGGGAACCGGTTGGTGTGCTGTTTTCCGGCGGCATCGACAGTGGTTCGGTGTTTTTGGTATTGTATCATCTGATGTTGCAGATGGGCATGCAGCCACAAAGGCTCAAGGCATTTACCCTCTCGGTGCGAGATGACTCGGGTGATGCCATGCTTTCGGCCGATGCAAGTCAGGCCCAGGATTTTCTGAATCAACTTGGATTGAGTCTGTTTTTAGAAGTGATGGAAGTACCCGCGTCGGCAGTAGATTATCGGGAGGCTATTCGCGTGATAGAAGATTATAAACCGCTGGATGTAGAGGCGGCAGCCATGACGCTGGCCCTTTGCAAAGAGATTCGCCGGCAGTATCCCGAATGGAAATACCTGGCCGATGGCGACGGCGGCGATGAAAACCTGAAAGATTATCCAATTGAAGAAAACAGTGAGCTTACGATTCGCAGTGTGTTGAATAATCCTTTGCTCTATCACGAAGGATGGGGGGTCGATAAAATCAAACATTCACTCACCTATTCAGGCGGCATGAGCAGGGGACATGTCCGCTCATACGCACCGGCTCGCATGCTGGGGTTTCAACCATTCAGTCCCTATGCTTTGCCCGAAGTGATAGAAGTATCGGAAGGCATCCCATTTATTGAACTCACGCAATGGAGCCATGAAAAATTATATGCATTAAAAGGTGAAATCGTAAAAAGAGGAGTAAAAGCCATTACCGGTATCGACATGCCAGTTTATCCCAAGCGTCGTTTTCAACACGGAGCCGTACCACTTCAACTCAAATCCCGGATATTTCCCGGAAATGAACACCTGTACCGCCGGTATTTTCAATCGCTTTATGTCAGATGA
- a CDS encoding CRTAC1 family protein — protein sequence MKNQLLLVCSAIGLWLVLGCKNQTQPQSSSSGHTPRELALEYLSENKLNEAELAFQKAVQENPQDVANYIALCRLYLLKKNYDDAEKIARSGLNRFPRQPDLWLTLAQVYLARHQIPQAQSVFETMLRNDSTDVRAYFGLVSLDSSADNQKQALLHIIHLRPANLVPRLMLAELLATDHQPDSAKFYLESIQKIAPEFLPAARQAFQQAIRLLQNHQPEAALAYIKQFHNQMKLTGAYATGLDELQMPQMFAGYFDVETNIRNLALDTSTGETSSAADILHELRFTDATSASGLSSIQGSSQPPAVLAVTDYDAEGNMFLYTAYPASGNRSHAALLVNSMGNFSACRVVGGLDHRGMDLDACFADYDNDGYPDLFVSTTAGIVVYKNNGDGSFTRIRDDIGLSHAEQVTHMLFADLDQDGDLDLYATGKNGNLFFRNNGDGTFTENTSAMQLNDRDGTMSMDFGDWDNDGDLDIICLDQHGVKLFANQRHGRFQDISDSVGLDNPAYTGTAIAFGDYNNDGLLDILIAGGQNGTCTLLENRPDHHFVVDKLASAQLTRALKDVRVYDAAFVDIDNDGHEDICVAGIPLQGGTQGIKLFHNEGAKGFMDVSDLLPQENLQAYRMRLADFNLDGDEDIFLAGPSGTRLLRNDGGNLNHFIQIQLTGLAYGNSKNNRAGIGAQIELKAGDLYQLKTVKSNLTEFGVGQRRRIDAVRILWPNGVPQTVLDPTSKQRILEQEQLKGSCPFLYTWNGKKFIFLKDIMWRSILGVPFAIHGSDTTYASPEPSKEYLLIPGQALQPRNGLYQLRITEELWETIYLDKLRLFAIDHPDSVQVYTDERFVPPPYPDLILYQVARPHLPIRATDEHGHNLLPLLQHYDFQYVSDFSPGKYQGLTPLHDLILDLGPAAVRDDSLLLFLRGWIMPTDASINTALSQTSHYHQQSPIVQVINKAGAWQTVIPNMGFPMGRDKMIVVNLSHKFLTPHDRRIRIRTTMQIYWDQAFFTTTPPAAPVRITSIPMQSANLHYRGYSASYHRGSPYGPQWYDYDRVSTGQHWRDLTGYYTRYGDVLPLLQKADDEYIIANAGDEIALAFDATRLPALPEGWTRDFVLYTEGWVKDGDLNTACSQTVEPLPFHGMPAYPYGPQVHYPVDSAHQRYLRTYNTRRVDARDFKNALLNGTTALP from the coding sequence ATGAAAAATCAGTTGTTGCTTGTTTGTTCAGCAATAGGGTTGTGGCTGGTATTAGGTTGTAAAAACCAGACTCAGCCGCAATCTTCATCATCCGGACACACGCCGCGGGAACTGGCGCTGGAATACCTTTCGGAAAATAAACTGAATGAAGCCGAATTAGCTTTTCAAAAGGCGGTGCAGGAAAACCCACAGGATGTCGCTAACTACATCGCGCTTTGTCGGCTATATCTCCTGAAAAAAAACTATGATGATGCCGAAAAGATTGCTCGATCCGGACTGAATCGATTTCCCCGACAACCCGATCTGTGGCTTACCCTGGCGCAGGTGTACCTTGCCAGGCACCAGATTCCACAGGCCCAATCGGTCTTTGAAACCATGTTACGGAATGATTCTACCGATGTACGGGCTTATTTCGGACTGGTAAGCCTGGATTCATCTGCTGATAACCAAAAACAGGCTTTGTTGCATATCATTCATCTACGACCGGCGAATCTGGTGCCTCGTCTGATGCTTGCCGAACTCCTGGCCACCGATCATCAGCCTGATTCTGCAAAGTTTTACCTGGAGAGCATCCAGAAGATAGCACCGGAATTCTTGCCTGCAGCCCGGCAGGCCTTTCAACAAGCGATACGCCTGCTTCAAAACCATCAACCCGAGGCAGCTCTGGCATACATCAAGCAATTTCATAACCAGATGAAGTTAACCGGTGCTTATGCTACAGGTTTGGACGAACTGCAAATGCCTCAGATGTTTGCCGGCTATTTTGATGTGGAAACCAATATTCGCAATCTGGCTCTCGATACCAGTACCGGGGAAACTTCATCTGCAGCCGATATCCTCCATGAACTGAGGTTTACCGATGCCACCTCTGCCAGCGGACTCTCCAGCATACAGGGCAGTTCCCAGCCTCCCGCCGTGCTGGCAGTAACCGACTATGATGCCGAGGGTAATATGTTCCTATACACGGCATATCCTGCTTCAGGTAATCGCTCACATGCTGCTTTGCTGGTCAACAGCATGGGCAATTTCAGTGCTTGCAGGGTGGTGGGAGGACTGGATCATCGGGGCATGGACCTCGATGCTTGCTTTGCGGACTATGACAATGATGGGTATCCCGACTTATTCGTATCGACCACAGCTGGTATTGTGGTGTATAAAAACAATGGCGATGGCTCTTTCACCCGCATCCGGGATGATATCGGATTAAGCCATGCCGAACAGGTTACCCACATGTTGTTTGCAGATCTCGACCAGGATGGCGATCTGGATTTGTATGCGACAGGTAAAAACGGCAATCTGTTCTTCCGCAACAACGGCGATGGGACTTTCACCGAAAATACCAGCGCCATGCAATTGAACGACAGGGATGGCACCATGTCCATGGACTTCGGAGACTGGGATAATGATGGAGATCTGGACATCATTTGCCTGGATCAACATGGTGTAAAACTCTTTGCTAATCAGCGACATGGCCGTTTTCAGGATATCAGTGATTCGGTGGGCCTGGATAACCCGGCTTATACGGGTACCGCAATTGCTTTCGGGGATTATAACAACGATGGTTTGCTGGATATCCTGATTGCCGGAGGACAAAACGGTACCTGCACCCTGCTGGAAAACCGACCGGATCATCATTTTGTCGTTGATAAACTGGCCTCAGCGCAACTTACACGGGCGCTGAAAGATGTGCGGGTATATGATGCAGCATTCGTGGATATAGATAACGATGGCCATGAAGATATCTGTGTAGCCGGGATTCCCCTGCAGGGCGGTACACAGGGGATTAAATTGTTTCACAATGAAGGAGCAAAAGGGTTCATGGATGTCAGTGATCTCCTTCCGCAAGAAAATCTGCAGGCTTATCGGATGCGCCTGGCCGACTTCAATCTGGATGGAGACGAAGATATTTTTCTGGCTGGCCCTTCGGGTACACGTCTGCTGCGCAACGACGGCGGTAACCTGAATCATTTTATTCAGATACAACTCACCGGACTCGCCTACGGCAACAGCAAAAACAACCGCGCCGGTATCGGTGCCCAGATCGAACTAAAAGCCGGCGATCTATACCAGCTGAAGACCGTGAAAAGCAATCTTACCGAATTTGGTGTTGGCCAGCGCCGACGCATTGACGCTGTACGTATCCTCTGGCCTAACGGAGTACCGCAAACCGTGCTGGATCCCACAAGCAAACAGCGCATTCTGGAACAGGAACAACTGAAAGGATCCTGCCCGTTCCTTTACACCTGGAATGGGAAAAAATTCATTTTCCTGAAAGACATCATGTGGCGTAGCATTCTGGGGGTACCATTTGCCATTCACGGCAGCGACACCACCTACGCATCTCCTGAACCTTCGAAAGAATACCTGCTCATTCCCGGCCAGGCGCTGCAACCCCGCAATGGGCTTTATCAGCTACGCATCACCGAAGAGCTCTGGGAAACGATTTACCTCGATAAGCTCAGGCTTTTTGCAATAGATCATCCAGATTCTGTACAGGTGTACACAGATGAACGTTTTGTGCCTCCGCCCTATCCAGACCTGATCCTGTATCAGGTAGCCCGGCCCCATCTACCCATTCGCGCTACAGACGAGCATGGTCACAATTTGTTGCCGCTTCTGCAACATTACGATTTTCAGTATGTGTCTGATTTTTCACCTGGAAAATACCAGGGATTAACGCCTCTGCACGACCTCATCTTAGACCTGGGCCCTGCAGCGGTGCGCGACGATAGCCTCCTGCTATTTCTACGCGGATGGATTATGCCCACTGATGCCAGCATCAACACCGCGCTCAGCCAAACATCGCATTATCACCAACAGTCGCCGATTGTGCAGGTGATCAATAAAGCCGGTGCATGGCAAACCGTCATCCCCAATATGGGATTCCCCATGGGCAGAGATAAAATGATTGTGGTGAATTTATCCCATAAATTTCTTACGCCTCATGATCGACGGATTCGTATCCGAACGACCATGCAGATCTACTGGGATCAAGCATTTTTTACAACCACTCCACCCGCAGCTCCTGTTCGTATTACATCGATTCCCATGCAAAGCGCCAACCTGCACTATCGGGGATATTCCGCTTCCTATCATCGGGGAAGCCCCTATGGTCCGCAATGGTATGATTATGATCGGGTGAGTACGGGCCAGCACTGGCGTGATCTCACAGGATACTATACACGCTATGGCGATGTGTTACCCCTGCTGCAAAAGGCCGATGATGAATATATCATTGCCAACGCTGGTGATGAAATTGCCCTGGCATTCGATGCTACCCGGCTTCCTGCATTACCTGAAGGCTGGACACGCGATTTTGTGCTTTACACCGAAGGATGGGTGAAAGATGGGGATTTGAATACGGCCTGCAGCCAGACCGTTGAGCCATTACCTTTCCATGGTATGCCTGCCTATCCCTACGGTCCACAGGTACATTATCCTGTTGACTCCGCCCATCAACGTTATTTGCGCACATACAACACCCGCAGGGTTGATGCCCGGGATTTCAAAAATGCCCTGTTAAATGGCACGACAGCATTACCCTGA
- a CDS encoding FAD-dependent oxidoreductase, translating to MHARYDVLIAGAGFAGSLAALILQRLGLRVCLVEKARHPRFAIGESSTPAADMILRDLAREYDLPWLQALSRYGTWCRQFPDVMRGLKRGFSFYKHHPGKAFYTDAQHSHELLVAASADDEHSDTQWLRADFDAFLVSKVQEAGIDYWDETEIGYMADDGVLSFALQRGEVCDGIQADFFIDATGSPHLLQRLFQVPCTADNFYTNSFAVFSHFEQVPLWEDMVKHLGYDTGDYPYRADFSALHHILDEGWMWMLRFDDGRVSIGFVVNGHLDPMEGMSAVEVWHRLLGRYPSLLALMQGARLSAQPGKLLRSARLQRRLQQLVGHRWVALPHTAGFVDPLFSPGNAFTLSGLESIIRIFQQPQARDREKALQLYAREIEDALQLMDKLIAGCYRTMAHFQMFQAWSMVYFACTLAYEQYQMSRMMRAPEALPEGFLLANRSEIQHMVNACWRVLEDFQRKGNYGLRQIEAFTNLIRQHIAPFNTAGLLDPSVHNMYRHTTAQV from the coding sequence ATGCATGCTCGATATGATGTGTTGATTGCCGGAGCCGGATTTGCCGGTTCTCTGGCTGCCCTGATCCTGCAACGGCTGGGGTTGAGGGTATGCCTGGTAGAAAAAGCCCGGCATCCGCGCTTTGCCATAGGTGAATCTTCGACCCCTGCAGCCGACATGATACTCAGGGATCTTGCCCGGGAATATGACCTGCCCTGGTTACAGGCACTTTCTCGTTATGGGACCTGGTGTCGCCAGTTTCCGGATGTGATGCGGGGCTTGAAACGCGGCTTCAGCTTTTATAAACATCATCCCGGTAAAGCTTTTTATACAGATGCACAACATAGCCATGAGTTGCTGGTTGCAGCCAGTGCAGATGATGAACATTCCGATACCCAGTGGTTGCGTGCAGATTTTGATGCTTTTCTGGTAAGCAAGGTCCAGGAAGCAGGTATTGACTACTGGGATGAGACGGAGATTGGGTATATGGCTGATGACGGTGTGCTTTCGTTCGCGTTGCAGCGCGGGGAGGTGTGTGATGGTATACAGGCCGATTTTTTTATCGATGCCACAGGAAGCCCGCATCTGCTGCAGCGGCTCTTTCAGGTGCCGTGCACAGCCGATAATTTTTATACGAACTCTTTTGCCGTGTTTTCTCATTTTGAGCAGGTACCGCTCTGGGAGGATATGGTTAAACACCTGGGATACGATACAGGGGATTATCCCTATCGTGCTGATTTTTCGGCGCTGCATCATATCCTCGATGAGGGCTGGATGTGGATGTTGCGTTTTGATGATGGCCGCGTAAGCATAGGTTTTGTGGTCAACGGCCATCTCGATCCGATGGAAGGCATGTCGGCCGTTGAGGTCTGGCATCGGCTATTGGGTCGATATCCTTCTCTGCTGGCCCTGATGCAGGGCGCCCGACTTTCTGCACAGCCAGGCAAATTACTGCGTTCGGCACGTTTACAAAGACGACTGCAACAGCTTGTGGGTCATCGATGGGTGGCATTGCCACATACGGCAGGATTTGTGGATCCGTTGTTCAGTCCAGGTAACGCTTTTACGCTTTCCGGATTGGAAAGCATTATCCGGATTTTTCAACAACCTCAGGCCAGAGATAGGGAAAAGGCCCTTCAGCTATATGCACGAGAGATTGAAGATGCATTGCAACTGATGGATAAACTCATCGCCGGCTGTTATCGCACGATGGCGCATTTTCAGATGTTTCAGGCATGGAGTATGGTATATTTTGCCTGTACGCTTGCCTATGAGCAATATCAGATGAGCCGTATGATGCGTGCGCCGGAAGCGTTGCCGGAAGGGTTCTTGCTGGCAAATCGTTCAGAAATCCAACACATGGTCAATGCGTGCTGGCGTGTACTGGAAGATTTTCAGCGAAAGGGAAATTATGGGTTGCGCCAGATAGAGGCCTTTACGAATCTCATCCGCCAGCACATTGCTCCTTTCAATACGGCAGGCTTGCTCGATCCTTCAGTGCACAACATGTACCGACATACTACGGCTCAGGTTTAA
- the treF gene encoding alpha,alpha-trehalase TreF — protein sequence MNLAHAFLFCDFQKYSNLLFCFMKMNRIYVWLCTVALLSNHPAVAQTASPATLFQDLFVDVQMQQVFPDGKTFVDCIPKVSPDSILKAYHQQKNQPDFNLKQFVAAYFRLPKNQVLPYQSNIQAGIRQHIEELWNILTRSPDQQDTSRYGSLIPLPYPYVVPGGRFREVYYWDSYFTMLGLKESGDTTLIEDMVKNFAYLINRFGFIPNGNRTYYLTRSQPPYFALMVDLLASLKGDYVYATYQQSLLKEYAYWMQGAEALQPGRAIRNVVMLPDSSILNRYWDASNQPREESYRADVLAARQSQEPDTIFYRNIRAAAESGMDFSSRWFADEQHMGTIITTDLVAVDLNCLLYHLEKTIARSYAVMGNYLQQKQYAHRAALRKQALLKYCWDKQRQVFTDYNFVRQQYSPRISLASMYPLFFQLADSSQAAAMARRIKNQYLQPGGVVTTLQQTGQQWDAPNGWAPLEYITIQGLRNYHYDALARQIAMRWIQLNRRVFMSTGKLMEKYDVIHIQEKAGGGEYPTQDGFGWTNGVLLKLMNEYQVKD from the coding sequence GTGAATCTGGCACATGCTTTTTTATTTTGTGATTTCCAGAAATACAGTAATTTACTGTTTTGCTTTATGAAGATGAATCGCATATATGTCTGGCTCTGTACAGTTGCACTTTTAAGCAACCATCCCGCTGTTGCACAAACGGCCTCGCCGGCAACCCTGTTTCAGGATTTGTTTGTGGATGTACAAATGCAGCAGGTATTTCCTGATGGAAAAACATTTGTGGATTGCATCCCTAAGGTTTCGCCCGATAGCATCTTAAAAGCTTATCATCAACAGAAAAATCAGCCCGACTTCAATTTAAAGCAGTTTGTAGCCGCATATTTTCGCTTGCCGAAAAATCAGGTTCTTCCCTACCAATCCAATATTCAGGCAGGTATCCGGCAGCATATTGAAGAGTTATGGAACATACTCACACGCTCACCCGATCAGCAAGATACGTCGCGATATGGCTCTCTCATTCCGTTGCCCTATCCTTATGTTGTGCCGGGCGGACGTTTTCGTGAAGTGTATTACTGGGATTCTTATTTCACCATGCTGGGCTTAAAGGAAAGTGGCGACACGACATTGATTGAAGATATGGTGAAAAACTTTGCCTATCTCATCAACCGTTTTGGTTTTATACCCAATGGCAATCGCACCTATTATCTCACGCGTTCCCAACCTCCTTATTTTGCCTTGATGGTTGATTTGCTGGCCAGTTTAAAGGGCGATTATGTTTATGCTACTTATCAACAATCTTTGTTGAAAGAATACGCTTACTGGATGCAGGGTGCTGAAGCGTTACAGCCAGGTAGGGCAATTCGTAACGTGGTAATGTTGCCCGACAGCAGTATCCTGAATCGTTACTGGGATGCCAGCAACCAGCCACGCGAAGAATCATATCGTGCAGATGTTCTGGCAGCACGCCAATCTCAGGAGCCCGATACCATTTTTTACCGGAACATACGGGCGGCTGCCGAATCGGGTATGGATTTTAGCAGCCGCTGGTTCGCTGATGAGCAGCACATGGGTACCATCATTACTACGGATCTGGTTGCAGTGGATTTAAATTGTTTGCTGTATCATCTGGAGAAAACCATAGCCAGAAGTTATGCGGTTATGGGCAATTATTTGCAACAAAAACAATATGCTCATCGTGCTGCGTTGCGAAAACAGGCCCTGCTGAAATATTGCTGGGATAAACAGCGGCAGGTATTTACGGATTATAATTTCGTACGCCAGCAATATTCACCACGAATTTCGCTGGCCAGCATGTATCCGTTGTTTTTTCAACTGGCCGATTCTTCACAGGCTGCAGCCATGGCCCGACGTATCAAAAACCAATACCTCCAGCCCGGGGGTGTAGTCACCACCCTCCAACAAACCGGCCAGCAATGGGACGCCCCCAATGGCTGGGCTCCGCTGGAATACATCACCATTCAGGGATTACGGAATTATCATTACGATGCGCTGGCCCGGCAAATAGCCATGCGCTGGATACAACTCAATCGCCGGGTGTTCATGAGCACAGGTAAACTCATGGAAAAATATGATGTCATCCATATTCAGGAAAAAGCAGGCGGCGGCGAATATCCCACACAAGACGGTTTTGGATGGACAAATGGCGTTTTACTGAAATTAATGAATGAATATCAAGTAAAAGATTGA